One genomic region from Proteus vulgaris encodes:
- the mtgA gene encoding monofunctional biosynthetic peptidoglycan transglycosylase produces MVLVRKLKKLLIILIALWLLTVVLFSFLPVPFSAVMVQRQISAWSEFDFSYVSHSTWVSEKEIASVMYLAVIASEDQNFPKHWGFDFDAIEKVFKKNHNNGKTLRGASTISQQTVKNLFLWDGRSWIRKGLETGMTPVVELIWSKKRILTVYLNIVEFGDGIFGVEQASQHYFRKPAKQLTSHEAALLAAVLPNPHIYHVNKPSAYTLKRQQWILNQMRLMGGISFLKKNNLS; encoded by the coding sequence ATGGTACTGGTGAGAAAGTTAAAGAAACTATTAATTATTTTAATTGCTTTATGGCTGTTAACAGTTGTGCTGTTTTCTTTTTTACCAGTGCCTTTTTCTGCTGTTATGGTTCAAAGACAAATTTCTGCTTGGAGTGAGTTTGATTTCTCTTATGTGTCTCATTCCACTTGGGTAAGTGAAAAAGAGATAGCATCAGTGATGTATTTAGCCGTGATTGCTTCTGAAGATCAAAATTTTCCCAAACATTGGGGTTTTGATTTTGATGCTATTGAGAAAGTTTTCAAAAAAAATCATAACAACGGGAAAACATTACGTGGTGCATCGACGATTTCTCAGCAAACCGTCAAAAATCTCTTTTTATGGGATGGTCGTAGTTGGATAAGAAAAGGGCTTGAGACAGGAATGACGCCTGTTGTCGAACTTATTTGGTCAAAAAAACGTATTTTGACCGTGTACCTGAATATTGTTGAGTTTGGTGATGGGATCTTTGGTGTAGAGCAGGCTTCCCAACACTATTTTAGAAAGCCCGCGAAACAACTCACAAGTCATGAAGCTGCACTATTGGCCGCAGTATTACCTAATCCGCATATTTACCACGTAAATAAACCTTCTGCTTATACCCTAAAGCGGCAACAGTGGATCTTAAATCAGATGCGGCTAATGGGGGGAATTAGCTTCTTAAAGAAAAATAATTTGTCATAA
- a CDS encoding urease accessory protein UreD produces MSDFSGKGWLAEIVLRYEVKREITRLTEKRHIGPLMVQRPFYPEQGIAHTYLLHPPGGVVGGDKLLINIDVQSHAHALLTTPGATKFYRSAGGVARQVQTLKVAANGFLEWLPQENIFFPEAQVRLETHIHIASTARFIGWEIQCFGRPVLNEWFENGNVKGRLNFYIDEKLTLTESLFVDGLQKRSAAMREFPMLGSLYIYPATDELKSLIQQSIEDFSTSYDHVIEYGLTDVDGILVLRLLGSQTEPMMACFAQVWQTVRQHWLGYCPEPPRIWAT; encoded by the coding sequence ATGTCTGACTTTTCAGGGAAGGGTTGGCTTGCTGAAATCGTTTTACGTTATGAAGTAAAGCGCGAAATAACACGTCTTACAGAAAAGCGCCATATCGGCCCATTAATGGTTCAGCGTCCTTTTTATCCTGAGCAAGGTATTGCACACACTTATTTGCTTCATCCCCCAGGTGGTGTAGTCGGTGGCGATAAACTATTGATTAATATTGATGTGCAATCTCACGCACATGCATTGCTCACAACACCCGGAGCCACTAAATTTTACCGTAGTGCTGGCGGTGTTGCTCGGCAAGTTCAAACCTTAAAAGTGGCGGCTAATGGTTTTTTAGAGTGGTTACCTCAAGAAAATATCTTTTTTCCTGAAGCCCAAGTTCGCCTAGAAACGCATATTCATATTGCATCTACTGCCAGATTTATTGGTTGGGAAATCCAATGTTTTGGTCGCCCCGTTTTAAATGAATGGTTTGAAAATGGCAATGTAAAAGGGCGTTTAAATTTCTATATCGATGAAAAACTGACATTAACGGAGTCGCTTTTTGTCGATGGTTTACAAAAAAGATCGGCAGCCATGCGTGAGTTTCCGATGCTGGGATCACTTTATATTTATCCCGCAACGGACGAATTAAAAAGCCTTATTCAACAAAGTATCGAGGATTTCTCCACTTCTTACGATCATGTTATCGAATATGGTTTAACGGATGTAGACGGTATTTTAGTTTTACGGTTATTAGGCTCGCAAACAGAGCCGATGATGGCGTGTTTTGCTCAAGTTTGGCAAACCGTCAGACAACACTGGTTAGGGTATTGCCCTGAGCCGCCTCGTATATGGGCGACATAA
- the elbB gene encoding isoprenoid biosynthesis glyoxalase ElbB, which yields MKSIAVILSGCGVFDGSEIHESVLTMLALSQNNAEVHYFSPNDLQPTVINHITGEEKSEKRNMMEESSRISRGKISPLSEAKAENFDAVIIPGGFGAAKNLCNFATKGSDCEINKDLLRFVQAMHQQNKPLGLMCIAPVMLPKMLNSPVKLTIGNDAETAHAIEKMGGVHIDCPVDDIVVDEKYRVVTTPAYMLAQSIAQAQVGIEKLVKKVLEMA from the coding sequence ATGAAATCAATTGCGGTAATTTTAAGTGGCTGTGGTGTGTTCGATGGGAGTGAAATCCATGAATCAGTGCTCACAATGCTTGCTTTAAGCCAAAATAATGCTGAGGTTCATTATTTTTCACCTAATGATTTACAACCAACTGTAATTAATCATATTACAGGGGAAGAAAAATCAGAAAAAAGGAATATGATGGAAGAATCTTCTCGTATTTCTCGTGGAAAAATATCCCCTTTATCAGAGGCAAAGGCTGAAAACTTTGATGCTGTCATTATTCCTGGTGGTTTTGGTGCGGCGAAGAATTTATGCAATTTCGCAACAAAAGGGAGTGACTGTGAAATTAACAAAGATCTCTTAAGATTTGTACAAGCGATGCATCAGCAAAATAAACCATTAGGGCTAATGTGTATTGCACCTGTAATGTTACCAAAAATGTTAAATTCTCCAGTAAAATTAACAATTGGAAATGACGCAGAAACAGCACATGCAATCGAAAAAATGGGTGGCGTCCATATAGATTGCCCTGTTGATGATATTGTTGTTGATGAAAAATATCGTGTTGTCACAACTCCTGCGTATATGCTTGCACAATCTATTGCACAAGCACAGGTAGGTATTGAGAAACTGGTTAAGAAAGTCCTTGAGATGGCATAA
- the arcB gene encoding aerobic respiration two-component sensor histidine kinase ArcB has protein sequence MKLLKGLAQYYVDLMMRLGLIRFSLLLASALVVLAMVVQMAVTFLLAGDVTSIDLVRSIFFGLIITPWAVYFLSVVVEQLEESRRRLSRMVDKLGVMRQRDLELNSQLKENIEQLNLEIQEREKVEKAHLELLEKLKSEMKRRELTQIELEQQSSLLRSFLDASPDLVYYRNEDNEFSGCNRATELLTGKSEKQLIGLTPLDVYDEDIAIKVMETDEKVFRHNVSLTYEQWLVYPDGRKACFELRKVPFYDRIGKRHGLMGFGRDITERKRYQDALENASRDKTTFISTISHELRTPLNGIVGLSRILLDTELSPEQLNYLKTIHVSAITLGNIFNDVIEMDKIERRKIQLDNQPIDFTEFISDLENLSGLLVQPKGLKFTLEAEETLPHKITSDGTRLRQILWNLIGNAVKFTQEGEIKVRIWQEAPDKLFFEVKDSGIGIPKSELEKIFAMYYQVNDSQGGRSATGTGIGLAVSKRLAQHMGGDIRVESELGKGSTFTLSIVAPAIEEHHDIENDDELLLPALNILLVEDIELNVIVACSVLEKLGNTVDVAMTGQEALSMFKPDEYDLVLLDIQLPDMTGFDISRKLRQEFDSNELPPLIALTANVLKDKKEYLDAGMNDVLSKPLSVDALTAIINKFWGDGAVSVPCNESSELLNKNEELLDIDMLNQYIELVGPQLITDGLDVFEKMMPSYMSVLESNLTARDEKGISEEGHKIKGAAGSIGLKHLQQLAKQIQSSELPAWWDNVQEWVDELERDWRKDVESLRNWLSDTRKK, from the coding sequence ATGAAATTGCTCAAAGGGCTTGCCCAATACTACGTTGACTTAATGATGAGGCTGGGGCTAATTCGCTTCTCATTATTGTTGGCTTCTGCATTAGTTGTTTTAGCGATGGTTGTTCAAATGGCGGTGACATTCTTGCTTGCAGGTGATGTTACCAGTATTGACCTTGTTCGCTCTATTTTCTTTGGGCTGATTATTACGCCTTGGGCTGTCTATTTTCTTTCTGTTGTGGTTGAACAACTTGAAGAGTCACGACGCCGTTTATCTCGTATGGTGGATAAACTGGGTGTAATGCGACAGCGCGACTTAGAGCTTAACTCTCAATTAAAAGAGAATATTGAGCAATTAAACTTGGAAATTCAAGAGCGCGAAAAAGTTGAAAAAGCGCACCTTGAACTACTCGAAAAACTAAAAAGCGAAATGAAGCGTCGTGAATTGACGCAAATCGAGCTTGAACAACAATCCTCACTTTTACGCTCATTCCTTGATGCCTCTCCTGACTTAGTTTATTACCGTAATGAAGATAATGAATTTTCAGGGTGTAACCGCGCGACAGAATTACTAACAGGTAAAAGCGAGAAGCAACTTATCGGTTTAACACCACTTGATGTGTATGACGAAGATATTGCGATAAAAGTGATGGAAACAGATGAGAAAGTCTTCCGTCATAATGTGTCACTCACTTATGAGCAGTGGTTAGTTTATCCTGATGGGCGCAAGGCTTGTTTTGAACTGCGCAAAGTGCCGTTTTATGATCGTATTGGTAAACGTCATGGCTTAATGGGCTTTGGACGTGACATTACAGAGCGTAAACGCTATCAAGACGCGTTAGAGAACGCGAGCCGTGATAAAACCACCTTTATCTCAACAATCAGCCACGAATTGCGTACACCGCTAAATGGTATTGTTGGATTAAGCCGTATCTTATTGGATACCGAGCTTTCGCCAGAACAACTCAATTACTTAAAAACTATCCATGTGAGTGCGATTACGTTAGGAAATATTTTTAATGACGTGATTGAAATGGATAAAATTGAGCGTAGAAAAATTCAGTTAGATAACCAGCCAATTGACTTTACTGAATTTATTTCTGATTTAGAAAATCTGTCTGGACTGTTAGTACAGCCAAAAGGATTGAAATTCACACTGGAAGCAGAAGAAACGCTACCGCATAAAATAACCTCTGATGGAACTCGATTACGCCAGATCTTATGGAACCTTATCGGTAATGCCGTGAAGTTTACCCAAGAAGGCGAAATCAAAGTGCGTATTTGGCAAGAAGCGCCAGATAAGTTGTTCTTTGAAGTGAAAGATAGCGGAATTGGTATTCCAAAAAGTGAGCTGGAGAAGATCTTTGCCATGTACTATCAAGTCAATGATAGTCAAGGTGGTCGTTCTGCAACGGGAACGGGTATCGGACTTGCCGTCTCAAAACGCCTAGCACAGCATATGGGCGGTGATATTCGTGTTGAGAGTGAGTTAGGTAAGGGTTCTACCTTTACTCTCTCTATCGTCGCTCCTGCGATTGAAGAGCATCACGATATCGAAAATGATGATGAGCTCTTATTACCAGCTTTAAATATTCTGCTTGTGGAAGATATTGAGCTCAACGTAATTGTTGCTTGCTCTGTTTTAGAAAAACTGGGTAATACCGTCGATGTAGCAATGACAGGGCAAGAAGCGTTATCGATGTTTAAGCCTGATGAATATGACTTAGTGCTATTAGATATTCAATTACCGGATATGACAGGATTCGATATTTCAAGAAAATTACGTCAAGAATTCGACAGTAATGAACTACCTCCTCTTATCGCTTTAACAGCAAATGTTTTGAAAGACAAAAAAGAGTATTTGGATGCGGGAATGAATGATGTGCTAAGTAAACCACTTTCTGTGGATGCACTTACCGCGATTATCAATAAATTCTGGGGTGATGGTGCGGTTTCTGTACCATGTAATGAGTCATCGGAATTGTTGAATAAAAATGAAGAATTATTAGATATAGACATGCTGAATCAATACATCGAACTTGTCGGACCTCAATTAATCACTGATGGTCTAGATGTTTTTGAAAAGATGATGCCAAGTTATATGTCAGTCCTTGAATCTAACCTAACGGCTCGTGACGAGAAGGGGATTTCTGAGGAAGGACATAAAATTAAAGGTGCAGCGGGTTCTATAGGTTTAAAACATTTACAGCAACTCGCTAAACAGATCCAATCATCAGAATTACCTGCTTGGTGGGACAATGTACAAGAGTGGGTAGATGAGCTAGAAAGAGATTGGAGAAAGGATGTGGAAAGTTTAAGAAACTGGTTATCAGACACTAGAAAAAAATAA
- the gltB gene encoding glutamate synthase large subunit has translation MLYQKTQEKDNCGFGLIAHIEGQASHKIVRNAIHGLARMQHRGAILSDGKTGDGCGLLLQKPDRFFQLVAEEKGWHLAKNYAVGMLFLSQDPNIAAQCRLIIEEELQRETLSIVGWRKVPINTDILGSIALSSLPLIEQVFVNAPAGWRISDIERRLFVARRRIEKRITDSDFYICSLSNLVTIYKGLCMAIDLPRFFTDLADLRMESSICLFHQRFSTNTTPRWPLAQPFRYLAHNGEINTITGNRQWARARAYKFHTPLIPDLQSAAPFVNESGSDSSSLDNMLELFLNGGMDIVRAMRLLVPPAWQNNPQMDDDLRAFFDFNSMHMEPWDGPAGIVLSDGRYAACTLDRNGLRPARYVITTDNIITCASEIGIWDYQPDEVREKGRVGPGELMVIDTHHGRILHSAETDEDLKRRHPYKLWLERNVKRLTPFEELPEQQATGQRAFDDTLLATYQKQFAYSQEELESILHVLAENGQEATGSMGDDTPFAVLSQRPRLIYDYFRQKFAQVTNPPIDPLREAHVMSLATCIGREMNVFCEAEGQAHRLSFKSPILLYSDFQQLINQESPYYRSVHLDITYQPTECNLETALRQLCTKAQQEVHSGAVLLILSDRNITKERLPIPAPMAVGAVQKALVDNNLRCDANIIVETASARDPHHFAVLLGFGATAIYPYLAYESLAQRVDRKILQANYAQVMLNYRNGINKGLYKIMSKMGISTVASYRCSQLFEAVGLNDNVVNLCFAGVDNRINGADFSDFEQDLFNLSKRAWLTRYPLETGGLLKYAHKGEYHAYNPDVVQALQKAVNSGEYTDYQHYASLVQQRPITTLRDMLVLNNKTTPISIEEVEPETELFKRFDTAAMSIGALSREAHEALAQAMNTLGGFSNSGEGGEDPARYGTDKVSRIKQIASGRFGVTPSYLMSADVLQIKVAQGAKPGEGGQLPGDKVTPYIAQLRYAVPGVTLISPPPHHDIYSIEDLAQLIFDLKQINPTALISVKLVSEPGVGTIATGVAKAYADLITIAGYDGGTGASPLTSVKYAGSPWELGLVETQQALVANNLRHKIRLQVDGGLKTGLDIIKAAILGAESFGFGTAPMVALGCKYLRICHLNNCAMGVATQDETLRRNHYHGLPERVINYFRFIAQETRELMALLGVRKVTDLIGRTDLLSCLEGVNSKQQKLSLGGLLETATSPSGNALYCQENNHTYDKGELNQRIVAQTCDAVEQQKSQTHYFDIRNTDRSVGATLSGIIAKKYGESGLSATPIKLYFTGTAGQSFGVWNAQGVELTLVGDANDYVGKGMAGGRIVISPPVGSAFKSHHATIMGNTCLYGATGGKLYASGLAGERFAVRNSGAIAVVEGVGDNGCEYMTGGIVCVLGKTGINFGAGMTGGFAYLLDEDLTLSQRINTSSIELLPVASFAILAEHLRGMIAEHVRLTGSQQGERLLSQWEYWSQHFKLVKPKSSDVNALLGHPRRSSAELRVQAQ, from the coding sequence ATGCTCTATCAAAAGACACAGGAAAAAGACAATTGTGGATTTGGGTTGATCGCGCATATTGAAGGGCAAGCCAGTCATAAAATTGTCAGAAACGCGATCCATGGCCTCGCCAGAATGCAACATCGAGGAGCCATTCTTTCTGATGGTAAAACGGGCGATGGTTGCGGATTACTTTTACAAAAACCCGATCGTTTCTTCCAATTGGTTGCTGAGGAAAAAGGCTGGCATTTAGCTAAAAACTACGCTGTTGGAATGCTATTTTTAAGCCAAGATCCTAATATCGCGGCACAATGTCGCCTTATTATTGAAGAAGAGCTTCAACGTGAAACACTCTCTATTGTGGGCTGGCGTAAAGTTCCTATTAACACCGATATTCTAGGCAGTATCGCCCTTTCTTCTCTTCCTTTAATTGAACAAGTCTTTGTTAATGCTCCTGCAGGTTGGCGGATAAGTGATATTGAAAGACGACTCTTTGTTGCTCGTAGACGTATTGAAAAACGTATTACTGATAGTGATTTTTATATTTGCAGCCTTTCTAATTTGGTGACGATTTATAAAGGCCTTTGTATGGCAATCGATCTGCCACGCTTTTTTACCGATCTCGCTGATCTACGCATGGAGTCTTCAATTTGTTTGTTCCACCAGCGTTTTTCAACTAACACCACTCCCAGATGGCCTCTTGCACAACCTTTTCGTTATTTAGCGCATAACGGTGAAATTAATACCATTACCGGCAATCGCCAATGGGCTAGAGCTCGTGCCTATAAATTCCATACACCTCTTATTCCTGATCTACAAAGTGCCGCCCCTTTTGTGAATGAAAGTGGCTCAGACTCAAGTTCACTCGACAATATGCTAGAGCTTTTTCTTAATGGCGGAATGGATATTGTTCGTGCAATGCGGTTGTTAGTGCCACCAGCATGGCAAAATAATCCACAGATGGATGATGACTTACGAGCATTTTTTGATTTTAACTCAATGCATATGGAGCCTTGGGATGGCCCTGCGGGCATCGTGTTATCAGATGGTCGTTATGCTGCGTGTACGCTAGATAGAAACGGTTTACGTCCTGCTCGCTATGTTATTACCACAGATAACATCATTACTTGTGCTTCTGAAATTGGTATTTGGGATTATCAGCCTGATGAAGTACGAGAAAAAGGGCGTGTCGGTCCCGGCGAGCTAATGGTTATCGATACTCATCATGGACGTATTCTCCACTCTGCCGAAACTGATGAAGATTTAAAAAGACGCCATCCTTATAAACTGTGGCTAGAGCGCAATGTCAAACGCTTAACACCGTTTGAAGAGTTGCCAGAGCAGCAAGCCACCGGGCAACGCGCCTTTGATGACACCTTATTAGCTACTTATCAAAAACAATTTGCATATAGCCAAGAAGAGCTTGAAAGCATTTTGCATGTGCTTGCAGAAAATGGGCAAGAAGCAACAGGTTCAATGGGCGATGACACCCCATTTGCTGTACTTTCTCAACGTCCTCGCCTTATTTATGACTATTTCAGACAAAAATTTGCGCAAGTCACAAACCCTCCCATAGATCCATTAAGAGAAGCCCATGTCATGTCTTTAGCGACCTGCATTGGACGCGAGATGAATGTGTTTTGCGAAGCGGAAGGTCAAGCACATCGACTGAGTTTTAAATCGCCTATTTTGCTTTATAGCGACTTTCAACAGCTTATTAATCAAGAAAGCCCTTATTACCGCTCCGTTCATCTTGATATCACTTATCAACCAACAGAATGCAATCTAGAAACTGCGTTACGCCAGTTATGTACAAAAGCGCAACAAGAAGTTCATAGTGGTGCGGTGTTATTGATTTTATCCGATAGAAACATCACTAAAGAGCGGCTGCCTATTCCTGCCCCTATGGCAGTTGGTGCAGTACAAAAAGCGTTGGTAGATAATAATTTACGCTGTGATGCCAATATCATTGTCGAAACCGCTAGCGCCCGTGATCCACACCATTTCGCTGTATTACTTGGGTTTGGTGCTACCGCTATTTATCCTTACCTTGCTTATGAATCTTTAGCTCAACGTGTTGATAGAAAAATTCTGCAAGCAAACTATGCCCAAGTGATGCTTAATTACCGCAACGGCATAAATAAAGGGTTGTATAAGATCATGTCCAAAATGGGCATTTCAACCGTAGCATCTTACCGTTGCTCTCAACTTTTTGAAGCGGTCGGATTAAACGATAACGTTGTTAATCTCTGTTTTGCGGGCGTTGATAATCGGATTAATGGTGCTGATTTTAGCGATTTTGAACAGGATTTATTTAATCTATCTAAGCGAGCTTGGTTAACTCGTTATCCTTTAGAAACAGGTGGATTATTAAAATATGCCCATAAAGGGGAATACCACGCTTATAATCCTGATGTCGTTCAAGCGCTACAAAAAGCTGTAAATAGTGGGGAATATACAGACTATCAGCATTACGCAAGCCTTGTGCAACAGCGCCCAATCACCACCTTGCGCGATATGTTAGTTCTCAATAACAAAACAACGCCTATCTCGATTGAAGAAGTCGAACCTGAAACCGAGTTATTTAAACGCTTTGATACTGCCGCTATGTCAATTGGGGCATTAAGCCGAGAAGCTCATGAAGCTCTTGCGCAAGCGATGAATACATTGGGAGGTTTTTCAAATTCAGGAGAAGGAGGCGAAGATCCGGCTCGTTACGGTACAGATAAAGTCTCACGCATTAAACAAATTGCCTCTGGTCGTTTTGGTGTAACACCTTCTTATTTAATGAGTGCGGATGTTTTGCAAATCAAAGTCGCACAAGGGGCGAAGCCCGGTGAAGGCGGACAACTTCCCGGCGATAAAGTGACTCCTTATATTGCGCAACTGCGTTATGCCGTACCCGGTGTTACCCTAATATCACCGCCTCCTCATCACGATATCTACTCTATTGAAGATTTAGCACAGCTTATTTTCGACTTAAAACAGATCAATCCAACTGCATTGATTTCTGTAAAATTAGTGTCAGAGCCCGGTGTAGGTACTATTGCTACGGGTGTTGCTAAAGCTTACGCAGACTTGATCACTATTGCGGGTTATGACGGTGGTACAGGTGCAAGCCCTTTAACTTCCGTAAAATATGCTGGTAGCCCGTGGGAATTGGGCTTAGTTGAAACTCAACAAGCGTTAGTGGCAAATAATTTACGCCATAAAATTCGTTTGCAAGTCGATGGTGGATTAAAAACAGGTCTAGATATTATTAAAGCCGCGATTTTAGGCGCAGAGAGCTTTGGATTTGGTACTGCGCCAATGGTGGCGTTAGGCTGTAAATATCTACGCATCTGCCATTTAAATAATTGCGCGATGGGTGTTGCAACCCAAGATGAAACACTTCGTCGTAACCATTATCATGGATTACCTGAACGTGTTATTAACTACTTTCGTTTTATTGCGCAAGAAACCCGTGAGTTAATGGCACTACTTGGCGTGAGAAAAGTCACCGATTTAATCGGTCGAACTGATCTGCTTTCATGCCTAGAAGGTGTTAACAGTAAACAGCAAAAACTCTCTTTAGGTGGATTGTTAGAAACAGCAACTTCACCATCAGGCAATGCGCTGTATTGTCAGGAAAATAATCATACTTATGATAAAGGTGAGTTAAATCAGCGGATTGTTGCTCAAACTTGCGATGCTGTTGAACAACAAAAAAGCCAAACACACTATTTTGATATTCGTAATACAGATCGCTCTGTAGGGGCAACATTATCAGGCATTATCGCCAAAAAATATGGTGAAAGTGGCCTATCTGCCACACCAATTAAACTATATTTTACCGGAACCGCAGGTCAAAGCTTTGGTGTATGGAATGCACAAGGCGTTGAATTAACCTTAGTGGGTGATGCCAATGATTATGTTGGTAAAGGTATGGCAGGAGGCCGTATTGTCATTTCGCCTCCTGTTGGCTCTGCATTTAAAAGTCATCATGCCACCATTATGGGAAATACCTGCCTTTATGGCGCAACAGGCGGAAAACTTTATGCTTCTGGCTTGGCTGGGGAGCGCTTTGCTGTCAGAAACTCCGGTGCAATTGCTGTTGTTGAAGGCGTTGGCGATAACGGTTGTGAATATATGACCGGTGGTATTGTCTGTGTTCTGGGTAAAACAGGGATTAACTTTGGTGCAGGAATGACGGGTGGATTTGCCTATCTATTAGATGAAGATCTCACATTATCACAACGGATCAACACTTCATCAATCGAGTTGCTTCCTGTTGCATCCTTTGCCATTCTCGCTGAACATCTGCGTGGCATGATCGCAGAACATGTCAGACTAACTGGTTCACAACAAGGTGAAAGATTACTTTCACAATGGGAATATTGGTCACAACATTTCAAATTGGTAAAACCAAAATCCAGTGATGTTAATGCGTTGCTTGGTCATCCTCGTCGTTCATCTGCTGAATTACGCGTTCAGGCACAATAG
- a CDS encoding urease subunit beta, producing MIPGEIRVNQALGDIELNAGRETKTIQVANHGDRPVQVGSHYHFYEVNEALKFEREGTLGFRLNIPAGMAVRFEPGQSRTVELVAFAGKREIYGFHGKVMGKLESEKK from the coding sequence ATGATACCCGGTGAAATTAGAGTTAACCAAGCATTAGGCGATATCGAACTTAATGCAGGTCGAGAAACAAAAACAATACAGGTTGCCAATCATGGCGATAGACCCGTGCAAGTCGGCTCTCATTATCATTTTTATGAAGTGAATGAAGCGCTGAAATTTGAACGAGAAGGTACATTAGGTTTTCGTTTAAATATTCCAGCAGGCATGGCGGTTCGTTTTGAACCGGGTCAAAGCCGTACTGTTGAATTAGTGGCTTTTGCTGGAAAGCGTGAAATTTACGGCTTTCATGGCAAGGTGATGGGTAAATTGGAGAGTGAGAAAAAATGA
- a CDS encoding urease subunit gamma, with protein sequence MELTPREKDKLLLFTAGLVAERRLAKGLKLNYPEAVALISCAIMEGAREGKTVAQLMSEGRTVLTAEQVMEGVPEMIKDIQVECTFPDGTKLVSIHDPIV encoded by the coding sequence ATGGAATTAACACCAAGAGAAAAAGATAAATTACTGCTTTTTACAGCGGGTCTTGTTGCTGAAAGACGTTTAGCGAAAGGGCTCAAGCTTAATTATCCTGAAGCGGTTGCACTTATCAGTTGCGCCATTATGGAAGGGGCGAGAGAGGGTAAAACTGTTGCCCAATTGATGAGTGAAGGGCGCACTGTTTTGACGGCGGAACAAGTCATGGAAGGTGTGCCAGAAATGATCAAAGACATCCAAGTGGAATGTACATTCCCTGATGGTACAAAACTTGTTTCTATTCATGATCCTATTGTGTAG
- a CDS encoding AraC family transcriptional regulator codes for MEYKHILSSNQMSLKTFYIENPMIAMVSGAKGTISINGQTIDVSSHLTLIIPKYSQISCDIVSQFTHKSIELHTLVLCETELQSVFSLLKPLIKSSSPLTSHLPAYHLSTPEVIKSNFGILKQCLPLPHGSPSQETMFMQQCLFFILMAVYQEGIDILNIFRFNYDEPKNQAITHLITQDPQRKWHLEDVAKTLFTTPSTLRRHLSKEGVSFCQLLLDVRMGIALNYLTFSNYSVFQISHRCGFGSNAYFCDAFKRKYGMTPSQFRIQSRQSNDPSAITKLSEKIAEPNRKIFQTL; via the coding sequence ATGGAATACAAACACATCCTGTCCTCTAACCAAATGTCTTTAAAAACGTTTTACATCGAAAACCCGATGATAGCGATGGTTAGTGGCGCAAAAGGTACGATTAGCATCAATGGGCAAACTATTGATGTATCTAGCCATTTAACGCTTATTATTCCAAAATACAGTCAAATCTCTTGCGATATAGTCAGCCAATTTACGCATAAATCGATTGAACTACACACGCTTGTTTTATGTGAAACAGAGCTTCAATCTGTTTTCTCTTTACTAAAGCCTTTAATTAAATCTAGTTCACCACTAACAAGCCACCTTCCTGCTTACCATTTATCGACTCCTGAAGTGATAAAAAGCAATTTTGGAATTTTAAAACAGTGCTTACCACTTCCACATGGCTCTCCATCTCAAGAAACCATGTTTATGCAGCAATGTTTATTTTTTATTTTGATGGCGGTGTATCAAGAAGGTATCGATATTTTAAATATCTTCCGATTTAACTATGATGAGCCTAAAAATCAGGCAATTACACATTTAATTACGCAAGATCCGCAAAGAAAATGGCATTTAGAAGATGTGGCTAAAACGCTTTTTACAACGCCATCAACGTTACGTCGGCATTTAAGTAAAGAAGGTGTCTCGTTCTGCCAGCTATTACTGGATGTCAGAATGGGGATTGCTTTAAATTACCTGACATTTTCCAATTACTCTGTTTTTCAAATAAGTCATCGCTGTGGTTTTGGCAGTAATGCCTATTTTTGCGATGCTTTTAAACGTAAATATGGCATGACGCCTTCACAATTTCGTATTCAGTCTCGTCAATCTAACGATCCCTCTGCGATAACAAAATTATCAGAGAAGATTGCTGAACCTAATAGAAAGATATTTCAAACCTTATAG